aaataaaattaacagaaaaagGTTTCTTTCTTGctgggaataaaattaaaataaagaaaaattgtgatataattcagaaataattgaaacctaaatttgaaatattacaaaaaagagCAGCCAGACTGCCAATGTTctggtttcatttttttaattaagtaatcTCCAAAATAAACCAagctgcaagaaaaaaataaacttgatcTAGATATGTGTGGCGCATTTTTACGCATTAaagattaaatgaaatttttaagctaCCTTCAGTGCTAGTTTTCAGTTTGGACGTGCTTCCAGATTTAGCGGTGGATTTGTCCGTGCCATTCCGATTAACTTCGGACAACTTTTGCACAAGTTGGGCGTTGTAAGCGATCATTCCGATCCACACAACCATGCAGATCATGAACGCTCGCTGGAAAATCCGTGTTCTAGTCCAGAAGTGCACGATCCGCAGTCTCTTGGGCACGGACGGGCTGTTTCCAGCGGCCAGCGGGTTTTGAGGCGAAAAAGCAACGATGTTGGTGGGATAGAGACCGGCTGAGCTCAATCTCGGGTGCGACTTGGAGCGCGACAGCCGAGAGCCGGTGGAGAGGTCCATATCGCACGGCTGTCTTTGCAGCGATTTCAAAGCAGGCTCTGCCAGTTCTGAACGCCGGATGTCGATTGAGAGAACCTGAAATGAGTAACACAAGGGACTGTGAAACTCGGAGGAATTTTCTGAAAGTGGCACAGAAATTCTTATTCAACACGGTAGGATAATATCtaaaattatcagattttCTGTCCGTTGGTATCAATTCTaggattgaaaacaaaaaacgatatttttctaaataattaggattttttttataaaactttcCCTTGAAAAATGGAGACTTGAAGTGGTTTTAAAacgctttaataaaatttatgaaataaaaaggtaataattagaaaaaattgtaagaaatgattataaacaaaatttaaatggctaaatattcataatatatttaattcgtATACCCACAGGtttaacatgaaaacaacACTGACGAGAAATTCTCAATAAATCCGCAAAATTTGATTGGTGCAGAgttaaaggaaaaaacaacTAACTGCTACTTGAAATTGCTATTTCAAGTACTAGAAAATTgctctaaaattttagaaatttatgaaaaaaaagtACCTATGGCAACTTTAGTCTAACCTTACGTCTAACTCAATCacctctttcaaaatttaacagaagCAGCgcatttaagaaattttaaaaaataaaaaaagccaaaactCACAGCGGTGTAGAAGACCATGTGCAAAAAGAAGTCAGCGACGAGTCCGACAACCGCGAAAATGCAGAACTCTTGGATGGCGGGCACAAAAGTGAGCAGTCCAATAGTGAGAATGGTGACTTCTGAAAGGAGATTCTTTATGATGTTCCAGCCTTCCTTGCTCAAACCCTGCGCCACCCTGATCTTGACGTCGAGATGAGCTTGCGTCGACAAAATAGATTTCGTCTGGATCAAGACGTTCTCCAGTCCGACGGCAACCACGACATAGGGGAAAACTTCTTTGCCGTCGAGAGATAGGCGCAGTCCGAAGAAGAAACACAGTCCTACTGCCATTGCCAAGGACGAGGCCACTGTTATCACTGCGCTGAAGGCAATGCCaatctgcaattaaaaatgatgatgataaataattttaacaagaaatactggagattgatttaattatttttttctgtgataACAGAGAgcttaattttaagtaaaaacgTGAATTTAGAAACCATCATAATTGTCAGGAACGAGATAATGGGCAAATCAGGCGGTTTCCTGAGCGccctgatggcttccaaaggTTTGAATTGCACacattctgaaagctctcgactAGGCCGTTCCAATGGTGtttaaatcttgaaaatcGAACCATTGCATAGCCCGTCAGGTGTTGGTAAAGTGATCAcacattcataatttttaattaaatgatattGATAACTTGAGTGCAACCCTGGGTCTGATCAGCGCAACAACCTTGAGCTCAAGGCTGCTGCTGACGCTGgggtttaatatttatttgaaagtacATACCTTTGATTTGACAAAGTCCATTTTCCGCAGTGAAAAGTAGACATACAAGAAGAGAGCTGCGTAAGTAACGAGAAGAGGCACAAAttctttgtaattaatttctcccGGATAGTAGATGTGCCAAATTTCCTGGGGACGGTTTGAGGTGAAATTCTGCGAGTGCAAGGGGTAATTTGTCACTAGCATCTCCTTCAGGCCTTCGATAAAGCTGCAAAAAAGTTACAATTCAGCCGGATTTCtctaatgaattaattattacatacTGTGGGTCGTAGTCCTGAAAGACAATAGTGATGGCGAATTGGAGAAATCTCTGTCGGTTGCGGAATGGATAGCTTTTGATGCCGGTATCCTGCATGTTCATTCCGAACAGCATCTCAGGTAAGCTGACTTTGCCCTTCTGCAGGCTCTGGTGGGAGAAAATCGTGCCGAGGATGCTGGGGTCGTCTTGGAACGCGGCTCTGTCGTTCTGCCAAAGATTGGCGGGCGAAAGCACCAAACAGTTGAATTCAGGAAATTTTATCTTGCCCGAAATCTTCTCCTTCACATCCTCAACGTGAAGACACAAATTTCCAAGCATTTGTCCACTGATAAGAGggttattttcaatttgtaaggTAAAGAATGGATTTTATATTACCTGGCGTGGTTTTGAAAGTTTTGTATCAATTCGATGATATGAAAAACTCTCTCTAAAGGAGCTCTAAATGCATCAGTCAGGATTAATCCTTTATCCCATGGCACGACAGCAGTTTTTACAACAACctgttataatttaaaattagaacacAGAGAATTTAAATGTACTCATAAACCAACTTGTTGGATGTGACAAATAGGTGAGTGAGAGAACCATCTTGGAGGCACATCAAAATTACCCGATTGATTAAGGTGAGTGTTGTTAGAGACAAAAGTCCTGTATTGCTGGGGAACATTGCCTGGCAATGGGATGCTAGTCAGAGGGtaactgtaaattttaggagttttaaaatataatttccacATTTCAGAATTGCAACACTTACCAACAAGCAAGAATTATGGCGACTGCAAATATCACAATTGTGTAGGGGTGGCTGGCGATGATGAGACCATAAGAATAAAAGAGATGAGCAACACGGTCAGGCAAACCAGCAGCCAAACCTCTCTTCGAGGCGGCTGAAGGGGCCGACGAAGATTCCGAGGCCAAGCCACTCATGTTACTGCACTCATATTACGCTCCTAAAACCAAgaaatttcagtaaataacaaaatcattaACTGCGTTGTTGCtcaatacttaaaaaaattaagcctcAGCCAGTATAGAAAATTATCAGGGTTAATTTACCGcgatttatgtttaaaatcgatggCATACCTCTGGACTGATCGAAAATTATAGCCAGCGCACTTAAACTTGAGCTGCACAAACGAAACCTCGCGCTTCAAGTTTGTTGATTCTTTCCAAAAAGCTAGCTCCTCGTCCTTGGTTTCGAAAAGTTTGCGGCTCCCCACCGACGAATGGGCACGAAAATCGGTTTGGTCAAAAAGCAGTCGTCGCTATGCAATTTCGCAGTGGCAAAATGCTCGAGTTGGGCTGTGAAGGCCACGGAAATAGctggcaaatttaataaataattgctgcCCTTTTGTGTTTGGTATTATTCTCGGTGTGCTCGGTGTTCAAGGGGTACTCCtccttcctcctcctcctcattCATGCATTGCTGCATGCGGCCACGTTTTCAAGGAGGTCGCCTTGACCGTAAAGGCCAAAGTTGGATTGCAgccaaatggaaaatattcagGAACCGGTTTTTCAGAATAACCggtcaaattgaaatataaatgtcACAGTCTGACATAGAAATCTTAAATATTGTGTTTAATTTggtatttaatcaaatattcatTCGTTGTTAGGAATTTTGTGGGAATACAGCCctttaagtttgaaatataaaccggttattgttaatttttcggAGAGAGTTAACTATAATCGCGAAAGGTGACATCGCATGCCAAACAATATTACCGTACCATCGGGATCAAACTCGACTGATAAATAACGAGGCCAAAGCATCTCATCTCTGGAGTctggaaattttcacttatttgaagaatttttgtCCATCTTGCGAATTTCAGATGGCATACGGTGGAAACAACTGGAACGGCTACAACCCGAATTTTACTGGGTAAAACTACGAAAATTACATCATTTCgagaaaatacataaatacaATTCTCGATTGACACACttttaacaaagaaaataaataattaaaaccctCTGTCATTCCAGCGAGCAACAGTTTTTCAACAGTCAGCTCAACCCAGATGCGCAAGGCCGGCCACCGTGGCACCAGGAATGGGATCCAATTTCTCAATACTATTACAATGGCTCACAGTCAGTGCCCCCAGCTGCAAACAGGACGCCAGCGAGGAACTTCCAATTCTCTCAGAACAGAGGCCCTAGAAACTTTACTCCCCAGCAAAACCGTCAGCCGCGAAACAATAacaatcagcagcagcaatcaCCTGCTGGCGAGCAGCAAGAACGACGTCGGTTAAAACAGAATCCACGTCCGAATCCAAACAGTGAGCCTATCAGGCCCTTGATGAGTGAAAGCCAAGACAATCAAGCTCCTGTTGAGACTCCTGAGAGCACTGCTGAAGGTGCCAAAGGGTGGGttcggtttaattttttatgcagcATTTCAGTGAAACTTTATTAGGAGTGGAGCAGTgcggaaaagaaataaaattcaaccgCCACGGCCTCAACCTTCAGGTGGCCGTCCAAGACCAGGAAAAAGGTGGAGTCGTGAGGGAGAAGCAGGAAGACAAAATTCGCATGGGAATGGCTATTTTTACTCGGAGCCTGACAATTCGTCGACCAAAGAAAACGAGCAACAAAAACCCATTCCTCCAAAACGACAATTTAATCCACCAAAGCCAAATTTTAGGAATAAAGGTACATAATTCAGGGTGTGATGAAGGTTGGAAAATTGACACAgtgtccaatttttttaatagctgGCTGTAAAGCAGGAATCCTTATTTACCGTGGTTATAAGATCTGgaaaacgttttttattttgctgaaaattatttaattttcatgtcGGAATGGAggcatttttactatttaaaaaatttaatttatagatttAGATCATGAATCAGGTGGTTGAAATTGTTAACATTTTActctcaattgaaaattgtttgaaaaatttctcaacCTTTTATAATCAAAAAATCTCGAACATAAATTCGTAAGAAAAAGGTAAACTGCAGAATCTAacgtttgataattttttataattcagaCATGTCACAACGAGAGTTCCTCATTTACCAAATGAACGCTGAAAGGTTGGAGTGCATGGTTTGCTACGAGTCGATCAAGCACAAGAATCCGATTTGGAGCTGCTCCGGCTGCTTCAACCTTTTCCACATCTGGTGCGTGCAGAAGTGGTCCAGGTCGACTGACGGCGAGGAAGGCTGGCGCTGCCCTGGCTGCAACATGGGATACCAGAAGATGCCCGAGAAATCGTGCTACTGCGGCAAAACGCTGCAGCAGGCGAGAGACATGAATCTGAAAAGCTACAGCAGCAAGCATTGTTGCGAGgaaatttgcttcaaaaagCGGCCGAGGGCGGTGACCGCTAAGTTCGATTGCGAACATCCGTGCAGCGAGATGTGCCATCCGGGTCCTTGCCCTCCATGCGAAGGAATGTCTCTCAGGTACTTTGTCCAGTGGGTGTATCGAAAAGGGTTGAAAACTGCTTGAACTGTCATTCTAGCTATTTAGGGAAGCTCACCTTTAATCCGTTAAATGAgagtttttgataaaaaaaggcAAACGATTAGTTGCCGTTATTTATGGTTGGCTAGATCCACGCCTCTGTTATGTAAGTCaaagttttaacaaatttatgtttaatatTTCGAGAATTTTGGCAAGATTTATTTAAGGCTCGTAGACCCATTTTATTCGTTATAAGAATAAAGATGTTCGCCATCAGGGGGTCGTTCTTCTCAAAATATATGTAGggatctttttttattgttatgtcGCCAGAAAAAATCGCTTGAACAGAAAAGAAGTAATTCAACACCAAGTAAATCCTAACAATAAGAGTTtctttcaaacatttattttgtgattgagAATTACACGtggagaaattttcattttcatcaaaatgacaactaattttcattcccaaaaatttattttttagacatTGCCCTTGTGGAAAGAAGTCGACTCGCGTGAAATGCGGCGTCGACACGGATTTGCTCTGTGATAACACCTGCGATAAGCTGCTTGCCTGCGGCAGGCACAGGTGCCCTGACCAGTGCCATGCCGGATCGTGCAGCGAGTGCTTGCTTCCCATCGACCtaggtaataatttatttcattggtttgaatagaataaaaaggatgaaaatctttttatagAGTGCATGTGTGGCCAAGAGAAGAAGGAAGTTGTGTGCAAGGACGCCCCCAAAGGAGACCTGAGCTGCCACTCATGCAAAAAACCATGCGGCAAACAGCTGGAGTGTGGAAATCATATGTGTGCGGATGAGTGCCACGCTCCTCCATGTTCACCATGCCCTCTTTTGCCAGAGGTAACGTTAATTCCTGATTGAGCTTAttcagaacaaattaaaaaatgtttcacacagtccaaaaattgattttttgtttcttgaaaattatatatttaattgtgatCGGTCTTTTTTTcaacgtgaaatttaaaaacggcAGAAATAGAGTCAATTTATCCGTTTTTCAgctaagaaaaaatttcaaatacattATTTCTCGGCCACAGTATATGAAAAATGAGGTCATAtccagaaataaatataaaatattgaacttCATCTGGTTTCAGATCAACACGAGGTGCCTTTGTGGCAAAGTTTCCCagtctttgctgctgctgagccCGAGAAAGTCGTGCCTTGACCCTGTGCCTCAGTGCCCAAACAAGTGCAACAGAACTCTGCTGTGTGGtatgtttgttttttgccTCTTCTCATTTCATCTGAACTAATTTCTCGTTGCCTGAAGAACACAACTGCCCTGAGAAGTGTCACACAGGTGACTGTCCACCGTGCCAATTGCAATCACAGCGGTACTGCGCGTGTGGCTCCTCCAAAAAGATGATTCCCTGCTCTCTTGTTGCGTTCGACGCTGTCACTTGCAACAAAAAGTGCACAAAggtaaacaaatatatatattcggtgaaataaaatttaaataaaaattatttttcagatttttatgtaaaaatatcttgatGTTATattctttgatattttttattgcacaatTTGAGTGCCAAAACCTCTTACTGctgatattgaattttaaaacacaattttcatatttcagtGGCTGTCTTGCTTGCGGCACAAATGCCACGACATCTGCTGTCGGCGCGAAACGCACGATTGCCTGCAGCTGTGCAACAAATTCCTCAACTGCGGTAGACACAAGTGCGACGCCCTGTGCCACACCGACCGATGCCCACCGTGCCTTCTAGCTAGTATGCAGTTAAAGTGGCCTCTAACATAAACCAAATCTCGTTTTCTCAAGGTTTTGACGAATTGCGGTGCGAGTGTCAGACGGAAGTAATTTACCCTCCTGTTCCGTGCGGCACGAGGCCGCCGCAGTGCAGCAAACCCTGCACGAGGAGCCACCCTTGTGGCCACAACAGTCACAATTGCCACAGCGAGGAAGAGTGTCCGCCGTGCACTGTGCAAGTCAGGAAGTGGTGCATGGGAAAGCACAAggtgtgcaaatatttttaattttgcgttCAAATCGTTTTATTACTggtccaattttaaaaataatatattaattgcaTACCTCTTGTTAAACCTGAAAGAATTAATACTAAATATAAGGTCAAGGTAAAAGGTTATTACGGGTCAttttctgataatttatttagcgatttttataatttttacagccTTGTAAatgagttttcatttttgttttttagaaattccactttaaaatctatattatttaaaagaatttcttcgccatttatctttaattttggccgtccaaattgcaaaattgcacACAATTTGTCTCGTTTTGACATCCCTTTTAACAATCTGAAGGTTTCACCCTAACTTATcttcatatttattaatattttccaaccctctagatttttaattatattcttaaaaaatatttttctaatttcaggAAGTGTATCCAGTGCTATGCAACCAGGAGTTTGTGTCTTGCCACCTACTTTGCGGCAAGCCTTTGGAGTGTGGCCAGCACCACTGCATCAAAAAGTGCCACGCCGGCCCGTGTCTCAATGAACGGTGCACGCAGTCATGCACAAAGCAGAGGGCCGAGTGCGGCCACTCGTGTAACTCACCCTGCCATGGAGCTTCCCCTTGTCCAGACACAAAATGCATGTTTGAGGTAAGTTTCAGAGCACAGAGCTGTAATTTGACTGTAAATCATTTTATCTTAAGAAATGATAGAAAATGAGGTTGTCGGCAGGTTTTGAATgattggttttttattttccacagcCAATTGAGTTTTGAGAAAGtgttttttagttaattatttatttaacatcagacttaaaaatcactttaagCGCTTttatggaattattttttttaaataaattacagttttgtctgaatttattattttgaacaaattattcatattttttgcagtgaATTAACAACAGATTGTTCGGCTTgagcataaaaaaattgaataaagacAATCATCATGCAGCTACggataattttatcaaaaaatgattattctTGACTCGCTTCATATTTGaaggtgaaatttttaattaacataagTAAAAATGTGATTGATTTCAGTTGAAAGTGACGTGTGAGTGCAAGACAATTAGCGAAATCCGTCCGTGCCACAAGCAGCTGGAAGCGTACAAGAAAAAAGTTCAGATGGAAGCGCTGGTTGAGAACATGTCTGACCTGATGCAAGGACACAAGGTGCCTTTGCCTGGTGCCGTGCCGCTGGCCCACTGGACCATGGTGGTCGGACTCGAGTGTGACCACAATTGTGCCGTCAAAAAACGCAACGACAAGTTCTTCATTGGGCTCCAAATCGTCAATCCGGACCTTGGGCAGAAACTCAAGCTTGACTACCCTTCAAGCCTGCAAAACTGGGTCGCGCAGGACAAGGAGTTCGTCAAGGAGGTGCATAATACTCTTGCTGAACTGGTCCTCTGCACTCAAAAGGTACGAGAAATTCGCAAATTGAGACATCTCTTACAATAAAACTCTTAGGATtcgatgttttattttttctgcgatattatcaattttttgtagcAGTTTGGTATGTACTTTACATCTTGTCTAGTTTTAAGTCTACTTATCAAATATCATCacgattgaatgaaaaatggcctcacaattcattttaaaatgttttcataaggattttttaactccatcgattcaaaaattttcctcgattcaatttattttgtcaaaaattaaaagtagaaTCTTTAAGAGTTTTCTAGTTTGTAGATTACAATTTTTGGGCAATTCcagtgatatttatttttatatcaaatccTGCTCCTACGCATAtttggcttaaaaatatttctctcgaTGTGCTGAAATCCTAAACAcggtaaaatataaataaaatgaataatataataaaaaatcttacgtgattggctgaaccatttttggttttaattttgacaaatttaatattttaaagccaaGATTGCACAGTAGCTGGTTTGACCTGAAAAATCTGAGAGCAAAGTTTCATTAAGTCGAAAATTCGCAGGGCACCCAGCGATTCCGAATGCACAGTTTTGGCGTGATGAACCAAGCGAAACGCAAATTCGTACACGAATATTCAACCTACTTTGGCCTCACCTCGCATTCCATCGACAAGAGACATTCCAGGAGCGTGGACGTGACTGCTGAAAagaataatgtaaaatttgtctcattttatggattaaaatagtaaatttttctccattcAGTGCTGGATTCCAAGTATAAGTCTGCATGAAATGGTCGGAAAGAAACTGAGCCACTCCAATTCAAAGTGAGTActgattcaattttcttgcatGCCGCTAAAATATGCACCGAGTTGGCGtatgcgttttatttttactggatTAAGGTCAAATCGTTTTGGaatgctattttttctgatttattcatttagtAGGCTTAAACTAACCTGACCTATTTATCTGATccaattattgctttttttctctaagaaggaaaatttaaagattctTCGTTAAAGTTGGcggtgaatttatttaattagtatAAAAAATAGGGACTCCTACAGAtatcaaacttaaaatatattggatGGCACGAAAACTGgcctcaaaatttgtttaaaaaagtaattccGATATtcaatgcaataataatttttgtattactTTGGATCTCCATCATTcgtcttaaaataaaagttttcctCTGAGGGTCTCACTTCTTATACTTCGATGAAACGTTTTTGGATTCACCAAAATTAAAGAGGCGTccaaacagtttttattttttgctaacaAAATGTTGAATGCTTGCTtgttttttctccaaaatggtGCGTgggcattaaattaaattattattttcagcactTTTAGagttgtgtatttttttatcctgATGGTgagcatttaatatttttgtttagatCTTCCTTAAGAGAAATGTCTCGGGCACCCGCTGCAAAACAAGAGGAGCCCGCCGCGTCTGCCCTAGCGAGCTCCTCTTCGACCGTGCTCAGCTACACTCAGGCTCTtgctgcaaagaaaaattgaaaatattttcgcataaaagtcaaaatggaatgttggtttaaaaatgtacaGGTTTTGGGTTGAAAATGTGCTGTCATTCCTTGAGCGGTTTCGCACCGCACCACACCGACACCGTGAAAAGTTCCTAACGCCGCAAGGCACAATAGAAGGAAGCTATAGTTACGATTTTGATACACCAAAAGAGCATAATTAGATAATATGACGATTCTTAGCCGCGAAACGTGTAATTTACCATTGTCTTCACTCCCCGTATCTGTTGAgtacttttcattttgtgttATACTTTAAAATCACATGGTTGCAGCTCCGcttctcgatttttttgtcccTCCAAATCACGGTGGTGGGATTTTATCATTGtataaaaaactgtttcatATTGTAAAGGATTTCCTCCGAAATAaagatgcaaaaaaatactacAAGTTAAAACTCacaattgttaattaaaacttcctttatatataattaaacattaacaTGATCCAAacaaatgtaataaattatcCCTTTAATTTACAGTTTTGGATGTGTGGAAAAGacgttaaaaatatgaaattgttttcctcCAGGTCACCTCTTTGCAGCACAATCTATTTTGAACTAAAACTCTTAATATCCCTTCTAATCGTGGTTGAAAAAAGCTACAAGTTTTAGTTTAATGCAAAATActgctttttttaagatttataatgattaaaaattctagcaaattgagagcaaaaaagcattttcaattaaagctTCTTTAAGGAGCAGATTTTTTAGCTATacctgcaaatttttaaatttagaggaaagaattttttcccatttccTGAGCTAGAATTTGACAATCAGGGGTGTGAAAAATCGggtggtaaaaaaattcagcctTGCTCTgaagtcaaattaattttttagaggCAATTTTAAGAAGAGTAATTAGGTTTGCTATGGCATAAAACTcgcatttctatttttatatcaatcttaattttccttaatttaaaatacatgtaAAGCGTAAGCGTATTTTAGttataatgcaattttttaaccaaaaaataaaacaaagtttCACTTAAAATAGGTCTTtcctacaaaattttaaaaatgatttttatgtgAACACCAATGAAGGAAGGAGCACACTATGTCACTATTTAAACTGGAAAACTAAGACATAattcttataaaaaatcagcagaaaTATTCCCACTGTgtaccgtttaaatttttgggaaaaaaatcaaatctatgCAATTCAGCAAAACGCCGTATGAATTTCCTTGCGAACGAGGAGATCGTTGAGATTTGACAAGTTGAAATGGCGCAACTTACGGGAATTTATATAGaaactgattaaattattgatttgataagagatgataatttaaaaatgcgtcAGAAtccttaaaacaatttattacttatatttaatcaaacatCATAGCGACACAGACAAAAACAATCGATAACCGGATTAGAACATTCCTAGTGAaaagctatgcaacctgcacgacATACGGGAAGTGCAGGCTGCATTTCATGAAAGCCAAAGgctacaatttaaaacaatgtccttattaaatttagtaaatagTTATCTTAGTATGGACTCTGCTAAATATAATCTCATAAAATgtgctgaaaataaagaaaaaaaattgaactcgAGAGTCGGTATTTGAACCATAAAGGCACGAATGTGCTGGAGGGAAAAACACCACGCAACTGCTGATTATCATTATACATTTGATATTGAAAGCAATTATT
The nucleotide sequence above comes from Cloeon dipterum chromosome X, ieCloDipt1.1, whole genome shotgun sequence. Encoded proteins:
- the stc gene encoding protein shuttle craft yields the protein MAYGGNNWNGYNPNFTGEQQFFNSQLNPDAQGRPPWHQEWDPISQYYYNGSQSVPPAANRTPARNFQFSQNRGPRNFTPQQNRQPRNNNNQQQQSPAGEQQERRRLKQNPRPNPNSEPIRPLMSESQDNQAPVETPESTAEGAKGSGAVRKRNKIQPPRPQPSGGRPRPGKRWSREGEAGRQNSHGNGYFYSEPDNSSTKENEQQKPIPPKRQFNPPKPNFRNKDMSQREFLIYQMNAERLECMVCYESIKHKNPIWSCSGCFNLFHIWCVQKWSRSTDGEEGWRCPGCNMGYQKMPEKSCYCGKTLQQARDMNLKSYSSKHCCEEICFKKRPRAVTAKFDCEHPCSEMCHPGPCPPCEGMSLRHCPCGKKSTRVKCGVDTDLLCDNTCDKLLACGRHRCPDQCHAGSCSECLLPIDLECMCGQEKKEVVCKDAPKGDLSCHSCKKPCGKQLECGNHMCADECHAPPCSPCPLLPEINTRCLCGKVSQSLLLLSPRKSCLDPVPQCPNKCNRTLLCEHNCPEKCHTGDCPPCQLQSQRYCACGSSKKMIPCSLVAFDAVTCNKKCTKWLSCLRHKCHDICCRRETHDCLQLCNKFLNCGRHKCDALCHTDRCPPCLLASFDELRCECQTEVIYPPVPCGTRPPQCSKPCTRSHPCGHNSHNCHSEEECPPCTVQVRKWCMGKHKEVYPVLCNQEFVSCHLLCGKPLECGQHHCIKKCHAGPCLNERCTQSCTKQRAECGHSCNSPCHGASPCPDTKCMFELKVTCECKTISEIRPCHKQLEAYKKKVQMEALVENMSDLMQGHKVPLPGAVPLAHWTMVVGLECDHNCAVKKRNDKFFIGLQIVNPDLGQKLKLDYPSSLQNWVAQDKEFVKEVHNTLAELVLCTQKGTQRFRMHSFGVMNQAKRKFVHEYSTYFGLTSHSIDKRHSRSVDVTAEKNNCWIPSISLHEMVGKKLSHSNSKSSLREMSRAPAAKQEEPAASALASSSSTVLSYTQALAAKKN